Below is a genomic region from Acidobacteriota bacterium.
ATGGGCGTCACAGCCGAGCAGGTGATCGACGCAGCCGAGATGCTGCTCCGGCGAACGTGATGACGAAAGGGCCGATCTTGGATCACGATGAGGCGGTCTTGCTGGTGCGCTCCGCGCGGGGGGCGCACCGCGTGGCGCTCACGGAGTGGCTTGGCGCCGAACTCGCGGAACAGGCGGAGATCGACGCCAATCGCTGGATCAAGGCACTCCGGCATGCCCGGGTCGGCGGCCAGACGCTGCGCGATCGCTTCACCCACCGCGGGGATTCGCTCTGGTGGTTTGGGGAGCTCTACTTCCACAAGACACGGGTCATCAACACGATCTTCCGGACCCTCTATGCTCTCGAGGCCCTGGTGGCGGCCGAGCAGCCGCAGCGGTTGAGTGTCGTGCGAGGCAGTCCCGAAGTCCGATTCCTTGCCGCGCGAGTCGCCAGGCGCGCCGGTGTTGAGTGGGCAGGCGGCGGACAGTCATGGCCGGTTGGGCTGGCGCCACGCCTCGATGTCGTCGTTCGCGCGCACGCGTTCGTCGCCGGTGCCGGCATCGCCCGATGGCGAACTGCTCGCCGGCAGGTGTCGGCACGAGCGACGGTAGCCGGATTCGTGCACGCGGCCTTCTGGCGCGGAGACGGGGAGCAGTACATCGGGCCGATTCTGCGCCGTCTCAGCACGTCAGGCGCGACGGCCTCGCTGGCGCTGGTTGGCGTGGGCCCGGGCACAACGTACCGGGCTCGCTCGTGGCGCAACCGGGTCCGGAGCCTGGCGGGACTCGGCCTCGAGTCGGCATCGTTCACTCCGATCGACGCGTTTGCCTCGGCGCGAGATCTGGCGCCGTCTCGAGAGATCTGGCGGCAGCGGGCTGGCATCCTCCGCGAGATGCTGAACAGTGCCGACCTTCGCAGTGCGGCGATGATTGGCGGCTGCGATACCTGGCCGCTGTTGACGCCGGTCCTGGCTGGCGTCGCGTATCTTCAGTTTCCGTGGTCTGCGCACGTGATGGACCAGTTGGGGGCGTCGCTCGACGCGCTGAAACCGGGCGTCGCGCTCACGTACGCCGAAGCTGGCGGATGGGGCCGCGCCCTCGTCCTCGAGGCGCGCCGACGCGGCATTCCGACCGTCGGCCTGCAGCACGGGTTCATCTACCGGCACTGGCTCAACTACCTGCACGAGCCGGACGAAATGGCGCCGTCGGTGTGCAATCCCGCGGACCGGGGTTTCCCGCACCCAACACTGACGCTGCTCTACGACACGTTTGCCGCCGAGCACCTCCAGACGGCGGGGCACTTCCCTGAATCCGCGCTGGCGGTCACGGGAAGCGCGCGGCTCGACGCGCTGGTCGAACAGTCGGGGGCGCTCACCGCAGCCGAACTGGACGGCATCCGCCAGGCCGTTGGCGCACGGCCGGATCAGCACATCGTCGTCGTGGCGTCGAAGTTCACGCAGATTCGGCGCGTGTTCCCCGCGCTGGTCGACGCGGTCGCACACATGCCCGATGTGCGGCTCGTGGTGAAGTGCCATCCCGCAGAGACCGGCGAGCCGTATCTCGCGATGGCGAGAGGCGTCTCGAATGTCACGGTTGCGCCTGTGACAGCGGGCCTGGCGACGCTGACCCGCGCCGCGCGGCTGCTGGTCACCGTGAACTCGACTGCGGCGATTGAGGCGATGGTGATGGGCTTGCCGAGCCTCGTGCTGGCGCTCCCGAACAACCTGAGCCCGTTTGTCGGGCACGGTGCTTTGGCCGGGGTGGCCGAGGGCGATCCAATCGCCCCGGCGCTGCGTGCGCTGCTGACCGACGAGAACCGCCGATCGGAACTGAGACAGCAGCGGACGGCCTTCATGGCCCGCTATGGCATGCGGTCCGACGGCCTGGCGGCGGACCGTGCCGCCGCGGCGATTGTTTCCTTAGCAGTCAAGACAGACAAGACTGATTGACACCGCGCGTGTCATCCACGGCCGTGGCTCGGCCGTCCGCCAAACCTGCAGCCGACCAGCACCCGTAGGGCCTGGATCCCGTCACGCCACCTGATCTTCTTCCCCTGGCCGCGCCCGCGCGGTTCGTACCGCACAGGCACTTCGAAGATGCGGTGGCCCGCCATCAGCAGCTTCGCGGTGATCTCGGGTTCGATGTCGAACCGGTTGGATTCGAGTCGCAGTGCGCGCGCGACCTCGGTCCGCATGACCTTGTAACAGGTCTCCATATCGGTGAGATGCGATCGGTACAGCAGGTTGGTGACGGCTGTCAGGGTCACGTTCGCGGCGAGCGTGAGCAGGGGAAGCCCGCCTCGCCGTTCAAGAAAGCGCGAGCCGTAGACGACCGACGCCTCCCCGCTCAGGATGGGCGCGACCAGCGATGAAAGCTGGGCGGGATCCAGCTCGAGATCCGCATCCTGAATCACGACGATGGTGCCGCCGATTGATGCCAGGCCCAAACGGATGGAGGCCCCCTTCCCGGCGTTCCGGTCGGCGTGAATCACGCGCAGGGACTGGTCCCGGCTGGCCAGACCGTCGAGGACCTCGCGAGTGCCGTCAGTCGACCCGTCGTCGACGATGACAATTTCGCGCGGCAGCGGCAGATCGATCGCGCGGAGGCGGTCGATGACAGCGGCGACGGTGCTGGTCTCGTTGTAGACGGGAACGAGAATCGAGAGAAGTTCGCCGGTCGGCATGGGCCGCGATCAGTCTACATTGGCCACGGCTCTTTTCCCGAATTTCCGACTGGCGCGCGCTTCTTCCCGGCGCGCCATGCGAGGTATCATGGCAATTGGAGATTCCATTCATGCGTGCACTCATCACGGGCGGGGCCGGGTTTATCGGCTCGCACCTGGCGGATCACCTGCTGGAGGCCGGCCACACGGTCTTCGTCCTTGACGATCTGTCCACAGGCGCGTTCAGCAATATCGCCCATTTGAAGGGCCGGCCCAATTTTCACTACACCATCGATTCGGTGACCAACGAGCCCGTACTCGCGGAGCTGGTGGATCAGGCGGACGTCGTTTATCACCTGGCCGCGGCGGTCGGCGTCCGGCTTATCGTCGAGCATCCCGTGCGCACGATTGAAACCAATGTGCATGGCACCGAGGTCGTACTCGCGCATGCGGCGAAGAAGAACAAGACCGTCGTGATCGCGTCGACCTCCGAGGTGTACGGCAAGAGCACCGACGTCCCATTCCAGGAAACGGGGGACGTGAAGCTGGGCCAGACGGGCAAGCACCGCTGGGCTTACGCGTGCAGCAAGCTGATCGACGAGTTCCTCGCGCTGGCGTACTGGAAAGAGAAGGGCCTGCCGGTGATCATCGTCCGGCTCTTCAACACCGTCGGCCCGAGGCAGACCGGCCGGTACGGGATGGTGGTGCCGAATTTTGTGACCCAGGCGCTGGCGGGCCAACCGATTACCGTCTTTGGTGATGGCAGCCAGACGCGGTGCTTCACTTACGTCGGCGATGTCGTGTGGGCGCTCTCCAAGGTCGTGGCCGAGCCGCGCGCGATTGGCGGCGTCTTCAACCTCGGCCATGCGGAAGAAGTCTCGATCCTGGCGCTGGCTGAGCGCGTGAAGGCACTGACGGGCAGCGCTTCTCCGATTGTGACGATCCCGTACGACGAAGCGTACGAAGCGGGATTCGAGGATATGCCCCGGCGCGTACCCGACATCAGCAAGATTCGCGACCTCATCGGGTACGAGCCGCGGGTGCCGCTGGATGAGATCCTGAAGCGGGTGATCGCCTTTCATCGGCAGCAGTAGCGGTGGCGCAGACCATCCGGCAACACGCGCGGCGGTGGATCGAATCGCTCCTGTTGCGCGAGGCGAAGCCCGTCCGGCGGATCCTCCTCGCGGCTGGGCGCGATCGCGCGCGCCGGCTCCCCGACATCGTCCAGATCGAAGCCACCAACATCTGCAACGCCAAGTGCACGTTCTGTCCCCGCGACGACATGGAGCGCCGGCAGGGAATCATGGACATGGCGCTCTACCAGAAGATCGTGGACGAATGCGCCGAACTTGGCATCCGTCACGTCCGGATGCACAACTACGGCGAAGCGTTCGTGGACAAGCGGCTGCCCGAGAAGATCCGCTACGCGAAGCAACGCGGCATCGCGGAGGTGGGCGTCATCACGAACGGATCGCTGCTGGGGCCAGACGTGGCGAAAGCGGTCATCGAGGCGGGGCTCGACGCGATCAACATCAGCCTGGACGCCGCTGGCAAGGACACATTTGAATCAACGCGTCTCGGACTGAAATACGACAAGGTGATGTTGAATCTCGAGGGGTTCCTCCGCATCCGGCAGGAACTCGGTCGGCGCCGGCCGAAGCTCATCCTGTCGTTCGTGCGACAGGGAGACAGCGCCGAGGAACAGTCCTTCATCGATCGCTGGTCCGCCGTGGCCGACAAGGTCCACATCACTGCAATGCACAACTGGGCGGGCACGCTTGACCAGAAGTCCGACGTTCACTTCCCGTGCTATCGCCAATGGCTGAGCTTCACGGTGCTGTGGGACGGGCGCGTGAGCCTCTGCTGCGCGGATTTCGACGGCACGGTCGTCCTGGGCGATCTGTGCACGGAGACGATCGAACAGATCTGGCACAGCGAGATCTACCGGCGGACACGCCGCGAGCACCTGACCACCGGCGGCCCCGAGATCTGCCGGAGCTGCGACCTGCCCATGAAGGACTCTCCCCTCTGGATCACACAGCTGTTCTGACAGCCCGCGATCGCGCCGAAGCACCTCCACCCCGAATCCCGAGCCACGACTCCCGAATCCCGTTTCGAGACCAGGCACCGGGGCTCGATCGCATGGGGTAGAATTCGACCGGTGTTTCAGAAGCTGAAGCTGCTGTCGGCAGACTTGACGGTATACGGCATGGGAGACGTGGCGATCCAGGTCGTCAACTTCCTGCTGCTGCCCGTGTACGTCCTCGTCCTGACGCCGACCGACTACGGCGTCCTCGGCGTTCTGCTCGTCGTCGAACAGATACTGCGTGTTGTGTACCGGTGGGGCGTCGATGCCTCGTTCATGCGGTACTACTACGACTGCCATGACACCGCCGCCCGTCAACGGCTGGCCAGCACGTTGTTCTTCTTCCTCGTCGTGGCCAGTGGCGGGCTCATGGTCGCCGGCGTTACTGTGGCGCCGTTCGTGGCGCGCCGGGTGTTCGACAGCCCCGCATACGCGCTGTCGATGCAACTCGTCTTTCTGACCACCTTTCTCAGCTGTCTGTCGTTCCTGCCGTTTCACGTCATGCGCATCGAGGGCAGGACCAGGACCTTCGTCTCGCTGACGTTCACGGCGAATCTCTCGACGCTTCTCGGCAAGCTCCTGTTCGTCATCGCGCTGCGGTTGGGCGTGCTCGGCATCTATCTGGCGGATCTGGTCGTCGCGGTGGGCATCATCGTCCTGCTGCTGCCCCGATTCGTCGCGCTGATCCGTCCGGTGTTCTCGATGCAGGTCCTCAGGGAATGCCTGCGGTTCGGACTGCCGCGGCTGCCGCATGGCATGGCGCACCAGGTCATTGCCGGGGCGGATCGATACATCCTCAGCCTGTTCTATGCCCTGCGCGAGGTCGGCATCTACACCATCGGCGCCAACCTCGGGCTCGGCATGAAGCTCTTTCTGAGCGCGTTCGAGAACGCGTGGGCGCCGTTCTACTTCTCGGAGATGAAACAACCGGGGGCCAAGCAGACGTTCCGGACGGTAACCACCTATGGGATGACCGTGCTGCTGCTGATGGTGGCTGGACTGTCGGCGGTGGCCTACGATCTCGTGCGCCTCATGACGAAGCCGGAGTTCTACGGCGCCGCGCGCTTCGTGCCCTGGATCGCGCTGAGCGTGGCGCTGCAGGGCGTCTATCTGCTGACGTCGATCGGCCTGAACATCACCAAGCGAACCGTCTTCTATCCCGTCTCGACCGGCATCGCCGCCGCCGCCAGTGTGGCGGCCAGCTTCATCCTGATCCCCCGGTTCGGGGTCGAGGCCGCGGCGTGGTCAAACACCATCGCGTATGGCGTGCTGGCCGGAACCGCGATGTGGTTCTCGCAGCGGGTCTACCCCATTTCCTATGACTGGGGCCGCCTCGCGCGCGTGGCGGTCGCCGCGGTGCTGTCGACCATGATTGCCAGGATGATCCTGCCGGTCGGCGTCATGCCGATCATCGGGGTGATCGTCCGCGGGAGTGTGGTGCTGGCGTCATTCACGGGGATACTGGCGCTGTTGGGCTACTTTCAGCCCCGCGAGATTGACCGGATCAAGTCGCTGGGCCGGCGTCTCTGGCGCAAGTCATCGGCAGGCGGGCCGGTCGAAGGCGAGGCCGACGAAGGCGAGGCCGACGAAGAGGGACCGGTCGCCAGCTTCGGTCGGATCGAGCGGAACCGCACCGCGCTCGCGGGATACTGCCTCGCGGCGGTGCTGGTACTGGCATTCGCTCTTCGAGTGCTGGGGATTGGCTTCGGATTGCCGCAACTGTACAACCCGGACGAAGTCTCGATCATGTCGCGGGCTCTCGCCTTTGCAAAAGGCAACCTGAATCCTCATAACTTCCTGTATCCGACCTTCTATTTCTACGTGCTCTTCGTGTGGATTGGGGGGTACTTCGTCGTGGCCCTCCTATCGGGCGCGGTCGCCTCGATTGGCGCCTTCCAGGCCAGTTTCTTCACCGATCCAAGCGGCATCTATCTGGCCGGTCGAAGCCTCAGCGTGGTGTGCGGCGTGCTCACCGTGGTGCTCGTCTACCGGCTGGGCAGGCGGTTGGCGGGGCGTAGCGGCGGTCTTGCGGCCGCGCTCTTCATGACGGTCGCGCCATTTGCCGTGCGCGATGCGCACTACGTGAAGCACGACGTGCCGGCGACGCTCGCGGTGGTCGCAGCCTATCTCGCGCTGTTCGCGCTCGACTCCTGCACCGACCGCTACCGCCGGCGCTGGCTGGTGATGGCTGGAGCAGCCTGCGGCGTGGCATTCTCGGTCCATTACTACACCGTGTTCCTCGCGCTCCCGCTCGCTGCGGCCGTCATGGCAGGCGAACGCCGCCGGCTGATGGCGATCAGGGACCTGCTGATTGCGGGTGGTGCGGCCGCCATCGTGTTCGTTGCGCTGTCGCCATTCCTGCTGGTCGAGTTCCGTACCGCGCTGTCAGATATGGCCGCCAACCGGAGCATCGTTGTCGATCGCGCCGTCGGTCACGGCCACGGGTGGTTCGGGAGCGCCCGGACCTACGCCGACATGTTCTGGCACGATGCCGTCGGATGGCCCGTCTTCTTGCTCGGTCTCGTGGGAATCCCTGTGCTGGCTGCGGCCTCGCGACGCCAGGCGGTGCTGCTGCTGCTGTTCCCGGTGGCCTTCATGGTGTTCATTGCGAACACGGTCCCGGCCACCAGGTACCTCAACCCGGTCATTCCATTCGTGGCCGTGTCGGCCGGCGCCGCCGTTGCGGCGTTCGCGAGGATGCTGGGAGGGCGGCGGCAAGTCGCGGCACTCGTCGTGTGCCTGCTGGCGGCGGTCCCTGGCGCCACAGCCAGTATCGCCTCGGGCCTGTTCTTCAGGCAGATCGATACCCGCACGCTCGCTCTGCGCTACATCGAACACCAGATTCAGCCGGGATCGGGCGTCGCCGTCCAGCCATACTCGGTGCCGGTTCTCCAATCACGGGAAGGCCTCATCGAGTCGCTGCGAGCAAATCTCGGCGACGAGCGTCGCGCGTCAGCCAAGTTCCAGCTCCGGCTCGCGCTCACTCCTTATCCGGAGCCGGGATATCGAACGATCTTCCTCGGCGACGGAGGCCTGGATGCGGACAAGATCTACGTCGGCTACGCGCAGTTGGGCGGAACGAGAGGCTTGAGCGCCCTGCGGGCTCACGGCGTGACCTGCATCATCGTCAAACGCTACAATGTCCCTTCCCCGGAAACGGTGCCGTTCCTCACGGCGCTTGAATCCGAGGGACGATTGCTCGCGACGTTCTCGCCTTACCGTCCCGGAACCGTCCGGACGGCCGAGACAGAGCCAGAGCCGTATGTCCATAACACCGACGCCCGCATCACGGCCGAACTGGAGCGCCCTGGCCCTGTGATCGAAATCTGGCAGCTCCCGGATCGAACTTCATGAGCGCCCGTCCGGATCTCTCGGTCGTGGTGCCGGTCCACAACGAGGCGTCCCGCGTCGTTGCGGGGTTGCAGGCGCTCGTCAGCTATCTCGCGGCGCTTCCACTCACTTCGGAGATCGTCCTGGTTGATGATGGCAGCAGCGACGAGACCGTGCCCCTCGCGCGACCCTTGCTGCCGGCAACAGGTCAACTGATGGAGGAACCCCATCGGGGAAAGGGGGGCGCGGTCCGCGCAGGCATGCTGTCGGCTCGGGGTGAGTGCGTCATCTTCCTCGACATCGACATGGCGACGCCGCTGCGCTTCGTTGCCCCATGCGTTGAGCGCCTGCACGCGAATGCCGACGTGGTGATCGGCAGCCGGCGGACCGCTGACGCCAGGATTGAGCGGCACCAGGGACGGCTCCGCGAGTGGCTCGGCGTGGGATTCTCCCTGATGTCGCGGCTGATCACCGGCGCCCGAGTCAGTGATTTCACGTGCGGATTCAAGGGATTCCGCCGGGATGCCGCCCAGGCGATCTTCAGTCTGCAGCGTGTCGACAACTGGAGTTTCGATGCGGAGGTGTTGTTTCTGGCCAACAGGCTCGGCCTTCGCGTGGAGGAACTGCCCGTGGTGTGGACCAACGACACGCGATCCAAGGTCCGCCTCGGGCGCGACATCCTCGGATCGCTGGCGGGCCTGCTGACGATCCGCGCCAACCACCTGCTCGGCCGGTATCGCCGGTAGCCGGGCCTGTCACCTGCTCATCGGCGGGCTCGCGCGGATTGGCTTGACGATCAACCCCGCGAGGTCGCGCCCGCCAGTCGATTCCGAGACCGGAAATCGCGCCGTCACGCGCCAGCCTGGTGACGCGTGAAGCACCTCGAGGATCGTCTCCCCTTCATACCCGATTCGCGGTGCGAGGTAGGTGAGGACATAGGGAACCCTGGCCCACAGTTCCTTGTCGTCGTAGTTGCCGAAATGCAAACCGACGTACAGGGGGCGAATGCCGTTCTCCAGCGCGAGCCCGTTTGCCAGCTTCCCGAGCACCGGCGTGCCCCAGGGCAGCAATCGCCCAACCTCTCGCGAGGCCTCGACGTTCTTGTAGGTGCGCCCCGCGGCCCACTGCGTGTACTGCGCCAGATCGCCCGCCACGATGACCGCGGCCACGGCCAGCGCGCTTGCCGGCATCCAGGTCGTCGTGAGAAAACGTCCCACGCCCCGCCGCCAGAACGCGAGCCCGCCAGCCAGACTGATCACGGCGAGCAATGCCGCCAGCCGGACCCCCGGCTTCGGTTCGTAGAGGAACGGCAGTCTCGCGAGCGCCCCCCAACCCGTGTAGAGGGCGAAGGCCGCAATCGGCAGGAGCCACCAGGCCTGCTTCAGCGTCAACTCCCGGACGTGCTCAGGCAGCAGCCGGCGATCCCTGCCGAGCGTCAGAGAGGCCACGCCGATCATCGCGGGGATCAGGTACACGAACCGGCGCTCGTTCCCCGTGTCCTGAAGGATCAACTCCATGACGCCGAGCGCCAGCCAGAGTGAGAGCAGGCGATCGCCAGCCGGCCGACGCTTCCAGTCGATCAGGCCCGCGAGTAGCCCGGCCATTGACAGCCACGTCAGCGCCAGCATGCGGGTGAAGAAGTCGTGCACGATCGGGAACCAGCTGGCGCGGGTGATGACCACCGACAACCCGGACGCCGCTCTGCGCTGACCGTACAGCTTGATGTTGTAGAACGCGTACTCGGACCAGTTCGGGATGACGAATGCCAGCAGCGCCGCCATTGAAAAGACGACGAGGCCAGTCAGCGTCCATCCTGCCGCCCGCGCCTCCTGCGCGGTGTCTTGGCTCTCGGTGGCGCCGGATCGCGTTGCGGCGACGTGGCGGTACAGCGCCCAGCAGCAATCGAGTCCGAGGCCGACAACGAAGAACGCGGCCGACGCCTTGGTGCAAAACGACGTGACGGCCAGCGCGCCAGCGACGAATCCGAGCACCGGCCGCCGGCGGGAGGCGGCATACGCACTCCACGCCATGACCATGAGGCCAATCATGGTGGCTTCGAGCAGCGCGACGCGCCCGTACATGACGTAGATGTAGTTGGTCGCGGCCAGACACGCGGCGATCGCCGCCGACGACCGGGTTCCCACGCTGCGGATTCCGACGGCCAATGCCAGCACCGACAGCGCGCTGAAGAGAATCGACGGCAGCCGGGCCTGGCTCAGCCCGACGCCCAGGGCCTTGAAGACCGACCACTCGATCCCCGTGAAGACCGGCGACACGAACATCGGATTCCAGCCGTCGGTGCGCCACTGGTCGAAGAGCACTCGGTTGCGGGCGTTATGCACCCACACGCCCTCGTCGTGCCAGACGATGCCGACGGTGGCGTGAGACGGCGGGTCAGCCGGCTGAAAGGCGCCGCGCAATCCGAGGCCCACAAGGCAGGCCAGGGCCACGGCCAGGATAAAGCGGCTCCTGGTGGGCGTTCCGATGCTGGCCGGCAGAGTGTGCAGCCGTTGGCGCATGGCAAAGTACTTCCACTCGCGCTCGATGATATCGACGCCCGGGAACCGCCGCAAAAGTGTACGCCACGAGTCGCCAATATAGAATAGTTCAGATGTCTCCCCTGCATGTCCTGCTGGATCCGCTCGCGCGAGTCCTGCGTGCATCTCCGGCCGTGAACCGGGTCTGGGCTCGCGTCCGGTCCTGGCGGCTCGAGCGTGGCGCCCGGCGTATCCTGGCCAGACGCGACGGCAGTGCCGGGCGGCTGCCGGGCGGCGTCGTGTTCGAAGCGACGATGCGCTGCAACCTGCACTGCGCGTTCTGCTACGTCGGTGCGCTGCTGAACGTCGAAGGCGAGTGGCGGGAGGAACTGTCGCTCGATCGGCTCGACCGCGCGTTCCCTGAAAGCCAGGGACTTCAAATCAGCTTGACCGGCGGCGAGATCTTCGTTCGCAAGGACATCGTCGCCGCACTCGACCTGTTTCGCCGGAAGCGCTACGTCTGCGGGTATCTGACCACCAACGGCACCGCCATCACCGACGAGCGGGCGGAGGCGCTCGCGCAGTTGGCCATCCAAGGGTTCGTCAAACACATCAGCGTGTCGATTGATGGTCCTCCCGAGATCCACGACGTGGCACGCGGGGCGAAAGGGACCTTCGAGCAAACGGCCAGGGGCGTGAGACGTCTCCGGGCGGCTGCCGGCCGAACCGGGGCGCCGCTTCGCGTCAGCATCAACACCACCGTCGCCGCCGACAGTATCGAGTCGCTCCATCGCATGGCCGACGTGGCCCGCGATCTCGGCGTCGACGCGATCGGCCTGAACCACCTGATGTACAGCACGCCGGAAGAGGTGGACCAGACGCTTCGGATCCTCGGCGTGGCCGACCCGGCGGTCATCGCGACGTACGTGACACGGGATCCAGGCGTCGCGCCCGCCCGAGTGAGCAGTCAGGTGAACGCACTGCAGAGACAATGCCGCGAGCGAGGCATCAAGTTCGATTTCCGTCCGCGCGTGCGACCCGAGCTTGTGGACGCGTACTACACGCCGGGAACGTCGCTCTCAGGACGGTGCCTCTACCCGTTCCGTCATGCCCGCGTGGGCTTCAGCGGCAAGGTCTACTTTTGCCCGTTCATCCGGGTCGTGGTGGGGGATCTTGCCACCGAGACGCTGGGACAGGTGTGGACGTCAGAGCGCTATGCGGCCATGCGCCGCCAGTTGCTCGAACACAAGCTGTTCCCCGTGTGCCGGCGATGCTGCAAGGTCGAGCTTGAACGACCGGGCGCGTGACGGCAGTCGGCAGGGCTATTGGGGCGGCTGTTCGATTGACTCGTCCCTTCGCGGGCGGACACCGCGCCGGAACACGTACCCGAGAAAGACCACGCCCAGCTTCAACAGGTTCCACGCGTCGGCGGGCGACCGCATGGCGCCCAGCCTTGCGCGGAGGTTGTAACCGCTGATGGCCCCGGCGCCGTAGTACTCGAACTTCAGCCGGTTGAGCTCGCGAAGGCCCATCTGCGGCTGCAGCAGCGTCGGCACCGCGATCGGCCGGTTGTTCATGCGGTTCTCCGGATAGTACCGCTCGCTGGTCCAGTCGAAATCCTCCGCCATCAGGCCCCGCTGCCTGGCGTAGCGCTCGACCTCGGTGCCGGGCATGATGCTGCAGCCGGCGCCGAGCGCGAGCTGGTTGATGAGCGGCTTGGTGCGCCTCATGAAGCGCACCGTCATCATGCCGTCCTCGAACGTCTCGTCAGGCAGGCCGAACATGAAGAATGCCTTCGTATAGATGTCGAGCCTCTTGCACCAGTCGAGGACCCGCTCGACCTGCTCGAGCTTAATCCCTTTGTGAATCCGCTTGAGCATCACCGGCGAAGCGGTCTCGACGCCGAAGGAGACGAACCGGCACCCGAGACTCCTCATCCGTTTCAGCAGGTCGAAGTCGACGGTATTCACACGAATCTCGCAGTACCAGGTGAACCGCAGCTTGCGCCGTTCGATCTCGTCGAGGATGCCGACCACGTGCGCGCGATTGAGCGTAAACGTGTCGTCGAAGAACCAGATGGCGCCCAGGCCGTACCGGCCGAGCAGATCTTCGATTTCGTCGGCGACGCGTGCGGCCGAGCGGCGGCGATGGCGGACGCCCCACATCACAGAGGTCGAGCAGAACGAGCAAAAGACCGGGCACCCGCGCGAACTCATGACGGTGGTCGCCTTCTGGCCGAAGAGCGTCTGCCCATAGGCGGGGATATCGAGCAGGTGGCGGGCGGGAACGGGAATCGAATCCAGATCCTCGATGAAGGCCCCGACGGGGTTGTCAACGATCTCGCCGTCGCGCCGGAATGACAGGCCCGCTACGGCGGTCATGTCCCCAGAGCCAGCCAGCGCGGTCACCAGTTGGCGCATCGGTACCTCGCCCTCGCCTCTGACGACGAAGTCCACCTCGGCGATCTTCTCGAGCGTATTGCGAGACGCAAACGTCACATGCGGGCCGCCGAGCACAAGAGGCACGTCGGGCAGCACGCGCTTGCTGAGCCGGGCGGCTCGGAATTGCTCGTACCGCGTCCAGGTCGTGCCCGTAATGCCGACCAGATCCGGCCGCGTGTCGCCGAGCGCCCGCTCGAGTGCCGGGTAGTCCATCTGGCGGGCCGGACAATCGAGGATCTCGACGCGGTGACCGTCTTCTTCGAGAACCGCAGCCAGCCACGCAAGTCCGAGCGGCGGCATCGGCACCTTGCCCAGCTGCGACTTGCCGGCGGGCGGCGACATGAGAAGAACGCTCCGGGCGTTGGGCGGGTGGATCACGGATTGGTCGATGGCGGGTGCGCCGATTCCCTGCGTCTGTGCGTGCGTCTGTGCGAACCGGGCAGCCACAATAAAGTGTAGCATCCGCGCCCCCGAGATCGCATCCCTGTGACGCGGGCGAGTGAATGCTGCGACCCGAATCCTTTCGCTGCTCAGACGGCCTACGGTAGAATCGGGGCTGCCCGACAAATATCCTCGCTGTGCGGAGCGTCAGCAGCGTCACGACGGGTTCGGGCGATGTGCGGGAACCGTTCGGGGGACATGTGCGCCAGATCGACACAGACGCCATCAAGTCGTACGCGACTCGGCGATTCCGCTCGGAGTACGACTATGCGCTGTTCGAGTACTTCCGGAGCGCCAAGGTGATCAGCTTCCTGGAACAGGCCGGCGTGAAGCTCGGCGGTCGCGTGCTCGACGCAGGCTGCGGCGGCGGCGGCATGCCGCT
It encodes:
- a CDS encoding radical SAM protein; its protein translation is MLHFIVAARFAQTHAQTQGIGAPAIDQSVIHPPNARSVLLMSPPAGKSQLGKVPMPPLGLAWLAAVLEEDGHRVEILDCPARQMDYPALERALGDTRPDLVGITGTTWTRYEQFRAARLSKRVLPDVPLVLGGPHVTFASRNTLEKIAEVDFVVRGEGEVPMRQLVTALAGSGDMTAVAGLSFRRDGEIVDNPVGAFIEDLDSIPVPARHLLDIPAYGQTLFGQKATTVMSSRGCPVFCSFCSTSVMWGVRHRRRSAARVADEIEDLLGRYGLGAIWFFDDTFTLNRAHVVGILDEIERRKLRFTWYCEIRVNTVDFDLLKRMRSLGCRFVSFGVETASPVMLKRIHKGIKLEQVERVLDWCKRLDIYTKAFFMFGLPDETFEDGMMTVRFMRRTKPLINQLALGAGCSIMPGTEVERYARQRGLMAEDFDWTSERYYPENRMNNRPIAVPTLLQPQMGLRELNRLKFEYYGAGAISGYNLRARLGAMRSPADAWNLLKLGVVFLGYVFRRGVRPRRDESIEQPPQ
- a CDS encoding glycosyltransferase family 39 protein; the protein is MRRFPGVDIIEREWKYFAMRQRLHTLPASIGTPTRSRFILAVALACLVGLGLRGAFQPADPPSHATVGIVWHDEGVWVHNARNRVLFDQWRTDGWNPMFVSPVFTGIEWSVFKALGVGLSQARLPSILFSALSVLALAVGIRSVGTRSSAAIAACLAATNYIYVMYGRVALLEATMIGLMVMAWSAYAASRRRPVLGFVAGALAVTSFCTKASAAFFVVGLGLDCCWALYRHVAATRSGATESQDTAQEARAAGWTLTGLVVFSMAALLAFVIPNWSEYAFYNIKLYGQRRAASGLSVVITRASWFPIVHDFFTRMLALTWLSMAGLLAGLIDWKRRPAGDRLLSLWLALGVMELILQDTGNERRFVYLIPAMIGVASLTLGRDRRLLPEHVRELTLKQAWWLLPIAAFALYTGWGALARLPFLYEPKPGVRLAALLAVISLAGGLAFWRRGVGRFLTTTWMPASALAVAAVIVAGDLAQYTQWAAGRTYKNVEASREVGRLLPWGTPVLGKLANGLALENGIRPLYVGLHFGNYDDKELWARVPYVLTYLAPRIGYEGETILEVLHASPGWRVTARFPVSESTGGRDLAGLIVKPIRASPPMSR
- a CDS encoding radical SAM protein, whose amino-acid sequence is MSPLHVLLDPLARVLRASPAVNRVWARVRSWRLERGARRILARRDGSAGRLPGGVVFEATMRCNLHCAFCYVGALLNVEGEWREELSLDRLDRAFPESQGLQISLTGGEIFVRKDIVAALDLFRRKRYVCGYLTTNGTAITDERAEALAQLAIQGFVKHISVSIDGPPEIHDVARGAKGTFEQTARGVRRLRAAAGRTGAPLRVSINTTVAADSIESLHRMADVARDLGVDAIGLNHLMYSTPEEVDQTLRILGVADPAVIATYVTRDPGVAPARVSSQVNALQRQCRERGIKFDFRPRVRPELVDAYYTPGTSLSGRCLYPFRHARVGFSGKVYFCPFIRVVVGDLATETLGQVWTSERYAAMRRQLLEHKLFPVCRRCCKVELERPGA
- a CDS encoding glycosyltransferase translates to MSARPDLSVVVPVHNEASRVVAGLQALVSYLAALPLTSEIVLVDDGSSDETVPLARPLLPATGQLMEEPHRGKGGAVRAGMLSARGECVIFLDIDMATPLRFVAPCVERLHANADVVIGSRRTADARIERHQGRLREWLGVGFSLMSRLITGARVSDFTCGFKGFRRDAAQAIFSLQRVDNWSFDAEVLFLANRLGLRVEELPVVWTNDTRSKVRLGRDILGSLAGLLTIRANHLLGRYRR